A genome region from Salvia splendens isolate huo1 chromosome 19, SspV2, whole genome shotgun sequence includes the following:
- the LOC121778115 gene encoding uncharacterized protein LOC121778115, translated as MASRRLLCFSEKTWHRLENVDILHDAVPHPSDRVGYPMHVKVGRRRFLSKKDGSSFGWVYSGSHNFSAAAWGRPLSEGRSNGNMRNNSALGSRLHISNYELGIIFIVPPPDGAKENTENLDDVGLPFVVPPPKYRPTDKPATAQAIREALAKLSEREKEMNEAASMATDGDWVEEGVTEREEEEEEEVAEAIQYVSHEKEDEKAYADQLWSQVDS; from the exons ATGGCATCCAGGCGCCTCTTATGCTTCTCAGAG AAAACATGGCACAGACTGGAAAATGTTGACATCCTCCATGATGCAGTTCCTCATCCGAGTGATAGAGTTGGGTATCCTATGCATGTGAAG GTGGGACGCAGGCGGTTCCTATCTAAGAAGGATGGATCTTCCTTCGGGTGGGTCTACTCTGGATCGCACAACTTCAGTGCTGCTGCCTGGGGACGTCCACTCTCAGAGGGACGATCGAATGGGAACATGAGGAATAATTCTGCACTGGGCTCGAGACTTCATATTTCCAATTACGAACTTGGTATCATTTTCATTGTTCCCCCACCAGATGGAGCGAAAGAGAATACTGAAAACTTGGACGATGTTGGTTTGCCATTCGTCGTGCCCCCACCGAAATACAGACCAACAGACAAACCTGCTACTGCACAGGCAATAAGGGAAGCACTGGCAAAGCTCTCAGAgcgagaaaaggaaatgaatgaaGCTGCATCCATGGCTACTGATGGTGACTGGGTGGAAGAGGGAGTTACAGAACgcgaggaagaggaggaagaagaagttgcGGAAGCTATTCAATATGTCAGTCATGAAAAGGAAGACGAAAAGGCCTACGCTGATCAACTCTGGAGCCAAGTGGATTCTTGA